The following nucleotide sequence is from Centropristis striata isolate RG_2023a ecotype Rhode Island chromosome 7, C.striata_1.0, whole genome shotgun sequence.
TCCAGAGAAAGTTGataaatacatcatttttacaacaataaacacaccTCGCGACCTCTCAGCCATGCTTCCATGCTCTGATCAACCACCCCCACCAACTCGAGGAATTCCTCTGCCATGACCAACTACAGTACAATGAGGGAAGTGAGAGATAAACAGAGAAAggcaagaaaagaaagaaagaaagaaagaaagaaagaaagaggggcTGGTGTAAGGGATGGGGGAGGTGGGGGTGGAGATGAgtgtgcggtgtgtgtgtgtgtgtgtgtgtgtgtgtgtatgaaataaTGCAGGGTGGGTCATATACACATTGGGGGAGGGCGGCTAAATATGGTTGAAGGGTAATGGAGAGAACTAAGGGTTTCAGAAGATTGATCTAAGAGTCGGTGACCTATATCAACAGGTTTATGTTTTAAATAGGCACCCTGACccttctctcgctctctctctctcacacatacacacatgcacacacacaaaaggaccCTGGTGAGAGGCGCAGTGGTGGTACTAACAAAGAAAGAAGGGCATAAAGATGGATAGCCGTGATGTCCTTCCAATCGAAAGCAAAGTGTGACCCACTCAACCTGACCTGTCTAAATTAGGACAGGAAGCAGGGGCCACCATGCGATGTGTTCCACGTGGCTCCCCCAAAAACATCCAGGAGAGAGGCAGAATTCATGGGGATTTATGGCCATAAAGAGGGACGCATGTGGGGGTCCGCGCGTTTAAAGAATAGGATCAGTGAAGAGCAACCAAACAGTgtgttcatttatcaaacaaggcTGCGGAGCAGGTTTATGGCTTTGGGATAATAAGTCAttcaatgatcaaaaaaagaaaagaaaaaaaaaagaattcctGCTTTCAACAGACGTAATGTAATTTGTACGGCGTCTAGCCAAGCTAATGTGAACCAGAGGAAACAACCGTCCTTTACTTTTCACCATGTTTTGACATTTGAGAAAAGGATGTTGCTCTGTGTTTCCTGCGCTGATTTTCCATGCAGTTTGCAAGTTGATATGAAACATAGCAGCTTTAGTTTAACTggatttaaatgcaaatatcaTAGAATGTGTTGAACATATTACAAAAATATTAGAAATCAAATTCACGTTCGGCTGTATCTTAATTGTGTTGTGTCCTTTTCATTGATTCTTGTGAAACCTAATAGAGAAAGTGGTCATGCATAATATTCAGCACAGCAGGTTGGAAAGGTTGACCTGTCTGAGGCCACCGGCTTAACTAACATCACAAAAGGTCAGAGTTCAAGTTTAATACTTGAATGGAGATGCTGAGCAGCCGTGGGAGGGCACTCCATCTCCCCTACTGAGCGTAAGATATAACAAtaagtgtgcatgcatgtgtacatGAGTGTGGGCATGTATGAGAGTTGACAGCAAGGTCACAGCCGAGGTTTTGCTGCAGTGACCGAACAAGCACCCTCTCGCTGGGAACAATATGCGGTTGGTCAGGCCCACTAAAGAGACCTCAGGATTGTTGGCCATCGCCGAGGACCCACCACTTTCCTGTCGCTCTGCTCCAAGGACAACAACTTCTAAAACATGATATGGTCTCCTGTGCGTAAGCATGAACTGTCAAATGATTTGAAAACAAAGTATTAAAATCCCAAAGAACattacacattacattacattacatatttaCGACTCAAATTTGTCCACTTACTAAATCTAAAATCAACTTTATCATGGTTTTCGGCCATGTTGGCAGGCGAGTTCGACAACACAAAGATGTGGATGAACTAGCGTAGTTCCAATGTCGATGGGGAGCATACTTaatgtgtgattaaaaaaaaaaaaaaagcaaatgcaACATTAACTACATAATTTCTTAGCACTAAGACAAATAATTTTTCAAATCTAATAGTGCTGCAGATCACTTTCtttcaacatttttctgcatttgtaCTTTCTTCTTTGGCCCTATAGCTTGAGATTATTAGTTAATTATACTGTATACAGTTCCTTTTCCCCCCACATTGGCAAACAGTGTCTCATAATCTAGATGCAATGGGCTGATAGACACCAAACATCGAATGAAATTAGTTCAcattaactttattattatttctacagcTCTGAAAATAATTCCTATACCTAAAAAAGCACCAAAACGTATGGCTACATGTTGTGTAAACAGTTAGCATCATGGTTCTTTTTAAGCTGTATGGGCTCgttttaatcagttttaatGTAACAAAAACTATGGGGTATGATCCCTTTGGTATCTCTTTGTACAGAAGTAGCAGTATTGTtctgttttagtttaattttatttgtagattttttatttgtattatgttCTATGTGTGTATGATGGGGCTACAACTTATCTTTTATTGTGCAGCCCTGTGTTgtaaaaaggcaaataaatgaACGATGTACCCTTAAAACCATCCACATCTCAGCTTTGAGTGCACAAATGTATGGCTGAGAATCTATAGCACCCaactccagttttttgtttcaaATATGTTAACACCTATGGTCCATAAATTCAAGAGAGCATTCAGTGAGCCCTGTCAGCTCCCCGCAGTGAAAAAGAGACAGGTTTAAGGTATACATCTGTCTTGCACCAAAGGATTATGAATTGTTCTACTGCATGGTACTTCTGAGCAAAATGGTAATTTGAGGGAGAAGTGGGAACGTAGGTGCAACATTTTATCCTCTCAAGGTGTGGAAATGAAAACCAGACCATAACTAATAAGAGGTGTAGAGTGTGTAGGTCTGCTGATTTTCTCTTCCCACgtcatgaaaaatgtaaatgcagaaCACTCACTGTTATATAAAATGAACATTGTTCTCTTTGGAAGTGCAGTTTCATGTGATTATTGTAAGCTGTAGAAAACATGCAAGAAAGTGACCATATAAGTTGTGTTTAAATAGAACCGAAATAATGCTGTAGATCACATACAAATCATGAATGTCTATATGGAGTAGCTATAGAGTCATGCAAAGTTTGAATGCAACTTTATAAATGTCCTTTATTCAACAAATAAAGACATCCTTTACAGCTCTTACCCCCTACAGTGATCCATGGTGCACAGATCAGCGGAGGCGGGCACAGCCTGTTGCAGGGCGGTTAAGTGTATGTAGAGCTGTGCCTTTGCCTACTATATCCCCCTATCGCCAGCAAACATCAATCTCATCCTGTCTGCAACGTGCAACACTTCAGCACCTTTCATCAATGAACCGGCTCGGTTTATGGCACTGTCCCCTTTTGTACTGTGCAGCCATTAGAGGGgtgagacagaaggagagagaggcaggCAGTAAAACAGTTTCCGCCCAGTGAATCACATTCAGACCCTCACACAAGCGACTGGGGGCTGACCCCTGCCAGGCGATGACATAAACACTGACAAACAAAGGACCTGAGCTCCGAGCAAGTGTGGATCTCTGAGGatctaaatccacagaaacacaCCAACAGACTGACTGTGACCCATGGGTTTGGGATGATGGAAATAGAGATTCGGGTTTTGAGTAGTGAAAAATGGGAAAATTTCATGGCAAGTTTTGCTGCTTCTCTACAAACAAAGGGTTGATGACTGTTCAACAGATTCAATGTCACCCTTTTATACAAAGATACATTCCAGAAACAGTTAACAGTGAAGGCTGGCGCTGAGGAAGAGCAGGTGTAAGTGCTGAATGGATACAGAAGCagctccctcccttcctccccagTGAGAAAAAGGATTTAACTCTGCTGAGGCACCACAGAGGAGGCAACAAAAGAGATTTGCAAGGGACGCAACAAGATGACATCATGTCAAATCAATTAGAGATAAGGTGGACGTATTCAATTATTCTAGGATTGAAAAAACCCCACCCCTTTAACTGGTGTAAACTATGGATCCTGCACATCTGCGTAAAATACGCAAAGAAGCAGGAGCACAATGAGGCTGCAGGCACCACTCGTTGATTTAACAGTAACAGCACATGTGCGCAACTTTAAGTGTGCCAAGATTACTTATGGCCCAAGTAAGCCTATAGATTAGTCAACGGAGCCTTTATGAGAGGGTCTCCAGCTCACCATGTGTGGCAGTTCCCCCtgaattgttgttttatttcagtgGGAGAGAGAAAACCCACACAAAGCGCAGTAATCACACTGGAGATCCTGGATGTAACCATGGAAGCGTTTGTCTCCCTCCTCAATGGGCTACCCGGCCATTCATTTCATGATTGCGCTGAATCAATATTTAGGCTTTTCAATTTTATTAGCTGCTCCGAGGGGGATTTTTGGCACAATGCAAAAAGAAATTAGCAGTGGCCAACCACTTTTAATCGTTTTCTTATAGTGTTATACAATATGTCTGCTTGAGCTGTCTGGCATAATTGATGAGGAGTATCGCTACtcatttgtttcctttattctcTTCGCTATTAATCTACCACTGGCAATAACGCCTGGAGTCACCAATCATTACTGACTCACTTACTGAACAATAAATCTGAGACGTTTGCATTGTCCTAGAGACGGCATAACCATGTGTCACAAAGCGATATCATCTTGCATCCAAGTCTTTCTATGAAATGATCCAGCAAAGTTTTAGCTGGTCTCTGTACTATAACCCGGCACTTACAATGGCAAACAAAAGCATATTTTAAAAGAGACATAATATAAATCATTCCAACTTACCTGCCACCTTGCTTGGCCTCTCTGTCCAAGATAAATTactataatgtatttattgttgaggATAACATCGATCCCGGAGTCTGCagcttcttctcttctcaaACAGCAGCCAATAACTGCATCATGTATTGTTCACTAAAAAGCCTACTGAGCTCGGTTTTTTCCTTCGGCAGCTTTAGGATCCCGGTGAACAACACGGGATGAAGCGCGTTTGTCATCTAACGGGACTGAAGAAATAACAGAGACGGAGCGGTTCCCCGGTCTGTTCGGGAccttctcccctctctctcttcacacACAGCTCCGTCCTCCTGCAGCCATGTGAGAGCCAGCTACCGCTACTGTACACATACGACTCACTGTTCCAACAGAAAGATTAGTTTGCGGCTACTCAGGGACTCCAGCTCGTCTCCGGCTCGCTGCCTAATGAGACAAGATGTTTTAATCTCATTTGTCTCTCAGGGTGCTCAGTGTAGTGGTGGACAGCTCCACCCTGCGACCCGATCAGGCGTAGACCCCCTGAGTAGTAGCTGTCCTTAACCGTAATACGCTCTTAATTTCAGAAAGAAGTCGTATCAACTCAATATTTAACAACCTATTGGAATAACCTTATTAATAACCTTAACTGGAAAAATATATGGAATTTACCTGCTagatatataatcaataataaggtTAAAGTAGTAGGCTATATTTAAAGATAATTCACATAATTTACCCATCTAAAGTTTTCTTTTTacgatttaagaaagacatagaCTTAAACTACTCTTATTATAgaagatatttgtaacctgatttctttttcgATTGAACCTCATTTTGTCCTtgtgctttgaacatatactgttaggtttcactgactttccttttgcaaaagaaaaacagtactatatcatcaatctcatgatacagttagccaaatggcatatccataaatgtcgttacgttaatcaaaaacctctttcttgtctttgaaaattaaaccaaacaatatattaagtctgTTAAGGAATCTACCGacatgaaagctataaaaactttgaatttatgtacactttacaatgtttttgtatgaaagcttgcctctgtattgttgaaaccccctgatggcgttttgttggtgtattgtcttgtattgcactatgttgctttaataaagcaTACAttttagagttaaaaaaaagaaagaaaaaaagtagtagCTGTCCTGTTGGGGATTTTCTTCCCCCTCTTGTTGCCACTCCATATAAACTTTGCAAATGTGTACTTCATAAATAACCTAAAATCTAACAAAATTATGTAAAGAGCCGAATAACAAGTAGATTCATACAGCATGCCTTTTGCATCCTTGCACACGTGGCCGATCATGTTCGCTGATAATTTATAAATAAGCACACTAAATACGTCCTCAACTAAGTGTTAGGACGGACATTGTTGCCTATGAATAATTTAGAATAGActttgataaaaacagatcGAAAACAGATCATGTTAGCTAACTTAGTTGAGTTAACCTGCATACAAACCATGTACGTTAATTAGCCTAACGTTACATTCTATCGGTTGGATACGTTGCATTTTAATTAACTGGGCGGTTAGTTAAGGTATATGATAAACAACTGGTTGATACGGCTATTGGTGTAAGTGTCCAAATAAAGTATCCGATCCTAACTTCAGTCCAACATTTTGGCACTTGAACTGTCTACTTCTACGGAGTAAATATCCCAGCGACTAGAACCTTGACCTCTAGCGCCACCTCGCGATTAAAAACGTGAGAAAAGGATGTCACTACAGCTCCATTATGTGCTCTCACGATGGAATAAATACATAGAACACAATAATTGGAAGAAGATCTGGCTATTACCCAACCGATATTTGATAACCAATAAAGTGAGAgaaatttcatttaaaataattcataaattgtATCCATCCAATCAACATATTGttggaagattaaaaaaatacattgatgTGAAATGTACTTTCTGTACTGAACAATATTGAAACTGttactcatttattttggtactGCCCCTTTGTCCAAGGTTTCTGGATtgatatttgtaactttattgcaAGCAATGTTGATAAAGATGTTAAGCTATTTTTGGAGGGATGAACTGATCAGGAGAAAtagtagtaaaaaataatatttaaaaaaaaaaaatgtaaaaagaaaaagagatacACACATTGGTCACGCAGAGAATACGAAGTACATAAAGTCTGTGCATTCacttataatgataaaaaaaaatcatatagttATTAGAAATTAAGATCATTCAGGATACATTCATCAGGCTGTCATAATATTGAAGAAAtagttcttttttgtcttttacaacTCTGAGAGACTTAAGAAGATAGTTGAATTCAAGTAGAAACACCTTAAACTTTGACTTAGCTTTGAGAAATATGTGCTTGTGTATAAAGAACTTACAAGAGAGAATTAAGAAATTGGTTACAAATTCAACAGATTTGTTACAAtgagtaaaataacaaagaacatCTTTTTTGGTGGATAGGTATGAGACACTAAGAATGTTAGATAAATAATTTCTCCGCATCACAGAAGACACATTTACTATCCATATCCATAAACTTAGATAGCATTGCATTGCAAGGCTAGattttgtgtaaaatgttaaaGTGTATTTCTTTAATGTTATTAGAGAAGCAAAATGTATAAGGTAGTAACCACACTTTCTTCCAGTCAACATAATCAAATAACTCATTCCAGTAGAACCCTAACCCTCTAGgagaactttattttttattttattttttttatatcaaacagcaatacaatgcacagttacaaagaagaagaaacgagtTACAGGAagataaacaatgaaaaaaaatagaagtgaataatattaaaataaaataaaatagaagaataattaaatggaaaagaatgaaacaaaaacaaataaataaataataaaataaacaggcgcaagattacatgttaaagaCAAACGCAGTGCATATGTTAGCagtcttcacagcttttttgttttgtagacaggagagagttgaGATATACTATTCAACCTCTGActtcaacaaaataaatttgtttttttacttgaataataataataataataataataataataataataataataataataataatgcaaagtaaaaccagtaaaaaatatttgtgttaataAACGAGGCAATGTCCTTCCAGAGTTTGTATGTGAATTCAcaagaccaaaaataaatgtttcaggATGCAGATCACAAAAACCGAGTGAGGACAGTTGTCGGAGGCGTCAGCGGTGACGTCATTGCGTAAACATTCTGTGGACGTGGCGTGAGTGGTAGCAAGGCAACAGTGGCTAGCAGGTAGCAGACTGACGAGCAGAGGGAAGGTGAGACCGAAGATAATCCAGTGGAAGTATGGATATTATCCAGGTCGACTGATTGATCGGTGTTCACCTTCACAGGTAAAGGTTATTGTTGACGACTTTCTCCGAAATATACTTCATCACAGGGGACAACTCACCGATACTTCATAACATAGGTGGACGCGAGTTAGCACTAGCCTATTAGCTTATGCAAACGGTTCTTAGTTTGCTAACTGTGTCCTGTACATCTTACTCTTATCAGTACAAGACCAACCTGACAGTTCACTTAAGCCTTTGATTTAGTGATTACACTACAATAATTATTCCTGTTACACAACAATATGCACTGACTTGTGTGTGGTGAGAGAGACTGGGGTGTAGCATTAGCTATGTTGTATTCATAGCTAATTTATTAGTTCAATAGTAAGTTAGCTAACTTGAATTGTTATAGCCACAGTCACGTTAAATCTTGTAAGCTCAGTTTGTTAATCACACCCCTGCGTGCTTGATAAGGAAAACAAGTGTAAGAGTGCATATACCCAACGCCATAAATCGTAAGTTAGCTGCTAACTTTAAGCTATCATTACCTCACGTTTAAAGTAGCCGGTAATCAGGAATGAAGCCTACTTTGGCCACAGCGGTTACATCACAGCGTTGATAGCGGGATAGGTAGGTAACGTTATCTGACAGCGGTGTTCCCATGGCTGTACACCaactcatttttcaagttttgcaggaaacttCACCAAAACGgaaacatatgacatttatttatcatttcactcaaaaaggatgtagcaaatgatggctattggcatagtaataacactgtgtgtaaattatgtaacttaagagaaataaatgacttaggcaattttttgaacatgccttttgtgacttaagcaagatatggtaacactttattttgaaggtgtctaagtaagagtcacacaagcctgtcagaaaaatgacatgacaagtatcatgagcattaattttacttcaaagtgtcattaatgttcatgacacattccatgtcatgtttatgacgcgctcatgtcactcttatgtagacaccttcaaaataccatatcttgcttaagtcacaaaggcatgttcaaaaaattgcctaagtcacattttattttgacttaggcataataaatctgcttaaatcacacacttgacataggccattatcttaaaggggtaaaataacatgatctgatcaactgagggtgtagacgattttaccataggtggccggcgtcatgaggagatgatttaggcaaaaaaacaaacaattttgacaaaaaatgacatgggcgtttattttaacagtgtgacgacatTTTGCTTAACGTTGCAGAAATGATACCAAAACAGTGGACATTGACATCTGGAGGATTCAGCTTACAGCCTCTAACGTCACTTATCAAACTGCGAGAGCTCCAATCTTATCTAGCTTAACTCTAACATGAATGTCCCCACTGTCAGAGAGGTGGACTTTAGTCTGTTATTTAGTGTGCTGAACAAACCCAGAAACAGATCTGCACTGCTGCATACACCTGTTAATTGCAGGTTTCAGAGTTTTGTGGTCATCAAGTGAACAAAGGCCAACCTTCCTTTAGTTTTTTATATGTATGGTTTAATTGATTATAATTCTAAGTTTATCTGAAACAGTGAGATGACATTGATAGTTGTAATGGTAAAAAGAGATAAAGAAGCTCACTGTAATTCCCCCAAGTAGTTAAAACTGGTGAAAACTATTAAATCATAGTCAATTGCATGTAAGCATTGTTAAAAATGAGCATTTAGTCAACATCAGTGAAGCAGCTTATTGCTTCAAACaagttttccttgtttttttccttaagGGTAAAGCATACATTGGTACTCAAGCCTGTTTCTGCTCTTCCCAATGCAGTGAACAAAATGTCCAGCATGAGCCAGCACTATGGGTTCCAGTCAGCCACCATGGTGCAGCCTGCCAATGGGGGTCATGCCTATCTGTTTGGGAACAATGGCTCAGAGAATGACCTGtcagaggaggatggagagagcTATGAGCTGCGGCCACGTGGTAGAGAGAGACTGCGGAGGAGCACCTCTAGAGAAAGGATGGACGATATTATCTACCTGACCAGAGATATCCAGGAGGGTGACACCCTGAACAGCATTTCCCTGCAGTACCACTGCTCAGTATGTTTGTGCTCAGATCTGTATTGTGTACATGTCTGTCAGTGAGTCCGTCCTTCTTAAGCTCCTTGGAGATTATCTACTTAAAtcttcattttcatatttaaggAGACTTTTCCTacataacacacatacacaaccatTGACTACACCTTACAATTACTTTTGGATTATTTAACTAACCATTCGTCTGTAATTAATGACACGCCCAACACTGGTTAACAGAGTCGCAACTTTAAGTTTGACACTTCTAACCAACAGTCTCATGTATTGTTTGAATTGATGTTACTGTtatgaaaaaatgtatatttcttcTGTGTCTTTCCTAGGTGGCTGATTTAAAGCGTGCAAACAGCCTCTTGACAGAGCAGGACTTCTTTGCCCTGCGCTCAGTAAAGATTCCTGTGAGGCGCTTTAGTGTCCTCACTGAGACTCACAGCACTGCACCTCTCAAATCTGCCTCCCCCTCAGGTGCCAGGCGTCTGCCCCAGATCTCACCCATTACCTCTCTCCCTACTGAGTCCTCCACAGACTCCTCTTCTTCCACAGACAGTGTGGAAGGATTTCTCCTGGAGAAGGACAAGGACATTGAGCGGCTGGTGAAATCCACGGGTCCGTCTCGGAGCAGCCTGAATGAGGTTGTGTCCACTTTAACACTACAGCAACAGCAGCCACTGTTAGGAGAAGTGGAGTATAAACCAGTACAGAGAAAGGACCCTTATTATGGGGCAGACTGGGGCATGAGGTGGTCAACAGCTGTGGCAATCATGCTGGTTGTTGGAATTGTCACACCTGTGTTTTATCTGCTGTACTATGAAGTGCTCATGAAAGCTGACGTCAGCCATCATAGTGGTCCTACAGCATCTCATGGCGACATGTCTCACGAACATCACCATCATTCGGACCATCCTAATGGAGGAGACAACCATGCAGGAGCTGGACCTGGAAACCTTGTTAAAAATGTGGATCCACATGGACCCGGTGTGGATAACGCAGGAGCTGGTGAACACGGAGGGCATGAGAAAACATAACAAGGGATTTTAACTTCACATATGAATTGCTAACTCAGAGACCTTATAAAACTGGGCAGTTCCGATTGTTGTGTAGTTTTTATAGACTAAATACATCAATGCAATCTGTCTGGCAGGGACGGTCACTTTATATCGGgaacagcctttttttttttctttatgtataTGGTTGAGAGGAGGAATAAGGGTGTGgccagtcactttgtgtctgtcCATTTATAGTTGGAGTATCAGTGGGCTAAATCAATTTGGCTGTACTATTTTTGAAATGGtggatactttttaaaatgatgtgtGATCAGTGTAGCAATATAATTGAGAGGATGTTTTATCAtttatgctgctgctgcattttaGTAAGCTACACAAACTATTCAAGGAGCTCAAAAAGAGACAGCTACACTCTATcctatttctgtttatttactgaTTCTCTAATGAGAATCATTAATTCTGTGGATTTGGTTTTGTTCAAACTATTGTTTGCCATTTTAGAAATAGTGTATTTTCCAATTGTCGGGATGT
It contains:
- the lysmd3 gene encoding lysM and putative peptidoglycan-binding domain-containing protein 3, which translates into the protein MSSMSQHYGFQSATMVQPANGGHAYLFGNNGSENDLSEEDGESYELRPRGRERLRRSTSRERMDDIIYLTRDIQEGDTLNSISLQYHCSVADLKRANSLLTEQDFFALRSVKIPVRRFSVLTETHSTAPLKSASPSGARRLPQISPITSLPTESSTDSSSSTDSVEGFLLEKDKDIERLVKSTGPSRSSLNEVVSTLTLQQQQPLLGEVEYKPVQRKDPYYGADWGMRWSTAVAIMLVVGIVTPVFYLLYYEVLMKADVSHHSGPTASHGDMSHEHHHHSDHPNGGDNHAGAGPGNLVKNVDPHGPGVDNAGAGEHGGHEKT